A single genomic interval of Alteromonas sp. CI.11.F.A3 harbors:
- the aroB gene encoding 3-dehydroquinate synthase → MSTLTVELGERSYPIHIEAGLLKQPGLFVPYIKGPLAVIVTNETVAPLYLETVKAACGSKQIETIVLPDGEQYKNLEQFEVVMTRLLELNAARDTTLIALGGGVIGDLCGFVAATYQRGVPFIQVPTTLLSQVDSSVGGKTAVNHPLGKNMIGAFYQPILVAIDTQSLSTLPPREFSAGMAEVIKYGIIYDEAFFSWLEANEQALKQLDESTLNVAIKRCCEIKAEVVAKDEREGGLRAILNLGHTFGHAIEAEQGYGNWLHGEAVSAGTIIACVAAEQLGWFTAPETRRVRSLFEAFSLPVEGPSTMSKADYVKHMKRDKKVEAGNIRFVLPKNMGNAVVTKDVTDDILTEILR, encoded by the coding sequence ATGTCAACCTTAACTGTGGAACTTGGTGAACGTAGCTATCCTATACATATTGAGGCCGGGTTGCTCAAGCAGCCTGGCCTTTTTGTGCCTTATATAAAAGGTCCATTGGCGGTTATTGTCACCAATGAAACTGTTGCGCCATTATACCTTGAGACAGTGAAAGCGGCATGTGGTAGCAAGCAAATCGAAACCATTGTATTGCCTGACGGTGAACAATATAAAAACCTCGAGCAATTCGAGGTAGTCATGACCCGCTTGCTTGAACTCAACGCAGCTCGAGATACCACCCTTATTGCTTTAGGGGGTGGTGTTATTGGCGATTTATGTGGTTTTGTGGCTGCAACATATCAACGCGGCGTACCCTTTATTCAAGTGCCCACTACCCTACTTTCACAAGTAGACTCTTCTGTAGGTGGTAAAACTGCGGTTAATCACCCATTGGGCAAAAATATGATTGGTGCTTTTTATCAGCCAATCTTGGTCGCTATTGATACGCAATCACTGTCTACGCTACCTCCCCGTGAATTCTCTGCTGGTATGGCGGAAGTCATAAAATACGGCATCATATATGATGAAGCCTTTTTCTCTTGGCTTGAAGCGAATGAGCAAGCACTAAAACAGCTTGATGAATCAACCCTCAATGTTGCCATTAAACGCTGCTGTGAAATTAAAGCGGAAGTGGTTGCTAAAGATGAACGTGAAGGCGGCCTGAGAGCTATTTTAAACTTAGGTCACACCTTTGGCCACGCCATTGAAGCTGAACAGGGTTATGGTAACTGGTTACATGGCGAAGCCGTGTCAGCTGGTACTATAATTGCTTGTGTAGCTGCAGAGCAGTTAGGTTGGTTTACAGCGCCAGAAACTCGTCGCGTACGTTCACTCTTTGAGGCATTTTCACTTCCAGTGGAAGGGCCTAGTACAATGAGCAAAGCAGATTATGTAAAGCATATGAAGCGCGACAAAAAAGTAGAAGCCGGTAATATTCGTTTTGTGCTTCCTAAGAATATGGGCAATGCAGTTGTCACTAAAGACGTCACTGACGATATTCTTACTGAGATTCTACGCTAG
- a CDS encoding SPOR domain-containing protein, producing the protein MHSELHERLEYLVNYSSQLVFVSGDSIAEQQQTLEAFVYQQHDDTEIAYLTAESNMEISDYRGQLCRQLLGQVVGSFVRPLNELLSALNSHEGPVLIAITQAEHMPDKLLQELWDLVLQSRFAGNKQHLNVLLFATTKWAENAKKWLPAKNTDTPLLISSQSISSNLQASKPQGSELDRMISQRREAFQAHLDKRNIPVEATPSNPLTSTGFYIAIALVFLLTFGGLVTWQYGDSISSLFSPIAQQPKPSESKNVVPGSAFSKVADNQVEQPIATTSDHESNVELVTDWKGAVSSLDGDASSEIVGEVTDSAFEPTTLVASTPMQSSNQEPQQQVVSIEGADSAPSLNTPDSSAAKPAANEAQQTAKAQQASVQVQSQSDDGVTSESATSTTAEILKPDMVLPNDFVIQMVGIKDKNVVSQFIAQHNLQAVTRQYVTTRYGGDWHVVVFHQPFKSLTDARAALSALPDYPTKNEAFIKRGQQILDEMALEAGE; encoded by the coding sequence ATGCACAGTGAATTGCATGAACGTCTTGAGTATTTAGTTAATTATTCCTCTCAACTGGTTTTTGTCAGTGGCGACTCTATTGCAGAGCAACAGCAAACTCTTGAAGCTTTCGTTTACCAGCAACATGACGATACTGAGATAGCGTATTTAACCGCTGAATCTAATATGGAAATTTCTGACTACCGTGGTCAGTTATGCCGCCAGTTGTTAGGTCAAGTAGTAGGTAGTTTCGTACGCCCTCTTAATGAATTATTGTCTGCACTTAATAGCCATGAAGGGCCAGTACTCATTGCTATAACGCAAGCCGAGCACATGCCCGACAAACTGCTTCAAGAACTATGGGATTTGGTATTACAAAGCCGCTTTGCGGGTAACAAGCAACATTTGAACGTATTGCTATTTGCCACAACCAAGTGGGCTGAAAATGCCAAAAAGTGGCTCCCAGCCAAAAATACCGATACCCCATTACTTATTAGTAGCCAATCCATTTCTTCAAACCTTCAAGCTTCAAAACCTCAAGGTTCTGAACTAGATAGGATGATTTCCCAGCGCCGAGAAGCGTTTCAAGCTCACCTTGATAAACGAAATATTCCTGTCGAAGCCACCCCGTCTAATCCACTTACCTCTACGGGGTTCTATATAGCTATTGCTTTGGTATTTTTATTGACCTTTGGCGGATTGGTTACCTGGCAGTATGGCGATTCAATATCGTCATTATTTTCACCAATTGCACAACAACCTAAGCCTTCTGAGTCAAAGAATGTGGTACCAGGCTCTGCTTTTAGCAAAGTCGCAGATAATCAAGTTGAGCAGCCTATTGCGACAACTTCAGACCATGAAAGCAACGTAGAACTGGTGACAGACTGGAAAGGTGCAGTTTCCTCGCTTGATGGCGATGCATCTAGCGAAATAGTTGGCGAAGTAACAGACAGCGCTTTTGAACCTACTACGCTGGTTGCGAGCACACCAATGCAGAGCAGCAATCAAGAGCCTCAACAACAAGTAGTCTCGATTGAAGGGGCTGATAGCGCCCCTTCTTTAAACACGCCTGATAGCAGTGCGGCAAAGCCAGCTGCAAATGAAGCCCAGCAAACCGCCAAGGCTCAACAAGCCAGCGTGCAAGTGCAATCACAAAGTGATGATGGGGTAACCAGTGAAAGTGCTACTAGCACTACCGCAGAAATCTTAAAGCCTGACATGGTTTTGCCCAACGATTTTGTGATTCAGATGGTGGGCATTAAAGATAAAAACGTTGTTAGCCAATTTATTGCACAGCATAACTTGCAAGCAGTTACCCGGCAGTATGTGACTACACGGTATGGCGGTGATTGGCATGTGGTGGTTTTTCATCAACCATTTAAATCACTCACTGACGCGCGTGCTGCGCTATCCGCTTTACCGGATTATCCGACTAAAAACGAAGCGTTCATTAAACGTGGGCAGCAAATTTTAGACGAAATGGCGCTGGAAGCTGGCGAATAA
- a CDS encoding Dam family site-specific DNA-(adenine-N6)-methyltransferase, with the protein MMQKKNRAFLKWAGGKYSLVEHIQARLPQANKLIEPFVGAGSVFLNTQYKRYLLNDINPDLINLYNFLKVQPDAIIHDARSFFSGERNDEKMYYALREEFNATEDEYYRAILFLYLNRHGYNGLCRYSLAGRFNVPFGRYKKPYFPEHEMFVFAEKAQKATFTCLPFEKVFTRARRGNVIYCDPPYAPISKTAAFTSYAARSFGQESQEKLAELAMRAAKKRGIPVLVSNHDLPLTRSLYKGADFSMLSVKRSISQNGATRKPVDEILAYFPPSAVVKKPKRIQRKSVEAKK; encoded by the coding sequence ATGATGCAGAAAAAAAACCGGGCCTTTTTAAAGTGGGCCGGTGGCAAGTACAGCCTAGTAGAGCATATTCAGGCAAGGTTACCTCAAGCAAACAAACTTATTGAACCGTTTGTAGGCGCGGGGTCAGTGTTTCTGAATACTCAGTATAAGCGGTATTTGCTGAACGACATCAATCCTGACCTTATAAACCTGTACAACTTCTTAAAAGTTCAGCCCGATGCCATCATCCACGACGCACGCAGTTTTTTTAGCGGCGAGCGTAACGATGAGAAAATGTACTATGCATTGCGAGAAGAATTTAATGCAACCGAAGACGAGTACTACCGCGCTATTTTATTCCTATACCTTAATAGGCATGGGTACAATGGATTATGTCGCTATAGTTTAGCGGGCAGGTTCAACGTACCATTTGGGCGCTATAAAAAGCCCTACTTCCCTGAGCATGAAATGTTTGTGTTTGCCGAGAAGGCGCAAAAAGCCACGTTCACTTGTTTACCCTTTGAAAAAGTCTTTACTCGCGCTCGCCGTGGAAATGTCATTTATTGTGACCCGCCCTACGCGCCTATCAGTAAAACCGCTGCGTTTACCAGCTATGCTGCACGTAGTTTTGGGCAAGAATCGCAAGAAAAGCTAGCAGAATTAGCCATGCGTGCAGCGAAGAAGCGTGGCATACCGGTATTGGTATCGAATCACGATCTACCTCTCACTCGTTCTTTATATAAAGGCGCAGACTTTAGCATGTTGTCGGTAAAGCGCTCCATTAGTCAAAATGGTGCGACTAGAAAGCCCGTAGATGAAATTTTGGCGTACTTCCCACCTAGCGCAGTAGTAAAAAAGCCAAAACGAATCCAACGCAAAAGTGTTGAAGCGAAAAAATAA
- a CDS encoding DUF2970 domain-containing protein, which produces MSQQPGTGFWSVLMSVVAGVFGVQSHKNYERDFTKGTFVSFLIIGIILVAMMVVSLMMFVKWLTGY; this is translated from the coding sequence ATGAGTCAACAACCGGGTACCGGCTTCTGGTCAGTGCTTATGAGTGTTGTTGCTGGTGTGTTCGGTGTGCAAAGCCATAAAAACTATGAGCGTGATTTTACCAAAGGAACCTTCGTTAGCTTTCTGATCATTGGCATAATTTTAGTTGCCATGATGGTGGTATCTTTAATGATGTTTGTGAAGTGGCTAACCGGTTATTAG
- a CDS encoding TorF family putative porin codes for MKLSTKSTLLAVAVSSACLFTALPSYAEVTANAGATSNYIWRGLTQTMNEAAVQGGIDYAHESGFYAGTWASNVKYGSDDNYSYEHDMYFGFSGESNDISYDFGYLYYNYDAAANFDFAEVYGSVGMGGLSLTLSVLAHTEADEADNRDYGFGEATYVSLDYGLEVLNGSELGFHVGYHQGDFAEDFNGVVGGYADWGVSIAKDGFSFAVTGTDLDDSGDDDSLDNDAVKFTVAYSMDFEL; via the coding sequence ATGAAATTATCTACTAAAAGCACACTGCTTGCCGTTGCTGTATCGTCAGCTTGCCTATTTACTGCGCTACCTAGTTACGCAGAAGTTACGGCTAACGCCGGCGCGACAAGTAACTACATTTGGCGTGGTTTAACGCAAACAATGAATGAAGCTGCCGTTCAGGGCGGAATTGACTACGCACACGAAAGTGGCTTTTATGCAGGTACTTGGGCATCGAACGTGAAATACGGTTCAGACGACAATTATTCGTATGAGCACGATATGTATTTCGGATTCTCTGGTGAATCTAACGATATCTCCTACGACTTCGGTTACCTTTATTACAACTATGATGCTGCAGCGAACTTCGATTTTGCTGAAGTTTACGGCTCTGTTGGTATGGGTGGACTAAGCCTGACCCTTTCTGTTCTTGCTCATACCGAAGCGGATGAAGCTGATAACCGTGATTACGGTTTTGGTGAAGCGACTTATGTTTCTCTCGATTATGGTTTAGAAGTACTAAATGGTTCGGAACTAGGTTTCCACGTTGGTTACCACCAAGGTGATTTTGCGGAAGATTTCAACGGTGTAGTTGGCGGTTACGCAGATTGGGGTGTGTCTATTGCGAAAGATGGATTTAGCTTTGCGGTAACTGGTACTGATTTAGATGATAGTGGTGATGATGATTCACTAGATAACGATGCGGTTAAATTCACTGTTGCTTACAGCATGGACTTCGAACTGTAA
- the rpe gene encoding ribulose-phosphate 3-epimerase, protein MKPFLIAPSILSADFARLGEEVENVLNSGADVVHFDVMDNHYVPNLTFGPMICEALRKYGITAPIDVHLMVKPVDDLIEKFADAGASYISFHPEASEHIDRSLQLIIDAGCKPGLVFNPATPLHYLDHVMDKLHHILIMSVNPGFGGQKFIPSTLDKVRAVKQRVLESGHDIRIEIDGGVKVDNIRDIAEAGADMFVAGSAIFSEADYRAVIDDMRTELSRLSKA, encoded by the coding sequence ATGAAACCATTTTTGATTGCCCCCTCTATTCTTTCAGCCGATTTCGCTCGACTAGGAGAAGAAGTAGAGAATGTACTCAACTCTGGTGCAGATGTAGTCCATTTTGATGTAATGGATAATCACTATGTGCCCAACCTCACATTTGGTCCTATGATATGCGAGGCTTTACGAAAGTATGGCATTACTGCACCTATTGATGTGCATTTGATGGTGAAGCCGGTTGATGACTTAATCGAAAAATTTGCCGATGCCGGTGCCAGTTATATTAGTTTTCACCCTGAAGCATCCGAGCATATCGATCGCTCATTACAGCTTATAATTGATGCTGGCTGTAAACCTGGGTTGGTGTTTAACCCTGCCACGCCTTTGCATTATCTGGATCATGTCATGGACAAGTTACACCATATCCTTATTATGTCGGTCAATCCGGGCTTTGGTGGACAAAAGTTTATCCCTAGCACATTAGATAAAGTGCGCGCCGTTAAGCAACGCGTGTTAGAAAGTGGTCACGATATAAGAATAGAAATTGACGGTGGCGTAAAAGTCGATAACATTCGCGACATTGCTGAAGCTGGCGCGGATATGTTCGTAGCCGGTTCTGCTATTTTTTCTGAAGCCGATTATCGCGCAGTTATTGATGACATGCGCACTGAATTATCTCGCCTTTCTAAGGCGTAA
- the trpS gene encoding tryptophan--tRNA ligase — MSNKPIVLSGCQPSGQLTLGNYMGALKQWVSMQDDHDCLYMLVDLHAITVRQDPKQLFEACLDGLALYLACGIDPEKSTLFVQSHVPQHAQLSWVLNCYTQMGELNRMTQFKDKSAKNENNINVGLYGYPVLMAADILMYQADKVPVGDDQKQHLELTRDIANRMNNLYGDILRVPEPHIPEFGARIMSLQEPEKKMSKSDVNPNNFIGLLEDPKKITKKIKRAVTDSDEQANIYFNPQEKPGVSNLLTLLSLSTGKSIDELVPAYEDKMYGHLKGDVAEAVVGLLEPIQQRYADIRTNRDYLNDVMRNGAEKASARAEETLKKVYEAVGFIPKP, encoded by the coding sequence ATGAGTAACAAGCCTATTGTATTAAGTGGCTGTCAGCCTTCTGGACAACTTACCCTTGGTAATTACATGGGTGCGCTTAAGCAGTGGGTTTCCATGCAAGACGATCATGATTGCCTATACATGTTAGTGGATTTGCATGCCATAACGGTTAGGCAAGATCCTAAGCAATTGTTTGAGGCCTGCCTCGATGGCTTGGCGTTATACCTAGCTTGCGGTATCGATCCAGAAAAAAGCACCTTATTCGTGCAGTCTCATGTACCTCAACATGCCCAGCTTTCATGGGTACTTAATTGCTACACCCAAATGGGTGAGCTAAATCGCATGACGCAATTTAAAGATAAGTCAGCGAAGAACGAAAACAATATTAATGTTGGCCTTTATGGCTATCCGGTATTGATGGCAGCAGACATTCTAATGTACCAAGCTGATAAAGTGCCTGTAGGTGATGATCAAAAACAGCATTTAGAGCTTACCCGTGATATCGCTAACCGTATGAACAACTTGTATGGCGACATTTTACGTGTACCAGAACCTCATATTCCTGAGTTTGGTGCTCGTATCATGAGCCTACAAGAGCCAGAAAAGAAAATGTCGAAGTCTGACGTTAATCCAAACAACTTCATTGGCTTGCTTGAAGATCCTAAAAAGATTACCAAGAAAATTAAACGTGCGGTAACCGATTCAGACGAACAAGCCAACATTTACTTCAACCCACAAGAAAAGCCTGGGGTATCAAACCTGCTTACCCTATTGTCATTATCGACAGGAAAGTCGATAGATGAATTAGTACCGGCATACGAAGATAAAATGTATGGTCACTTGAAGGGTGATGTAGCGGAAGCGGTAGTGGGCCTATTAGAGCCAATTCAGCAACGCTATGCCGACATTCGCACCAATCGTGACTACTTAAACGATGTGATGCGAAATGGCGCTGAAAAAGCATCGGCCCGCGCAGAAGAAACCCTTAAAAAGGTTTATGAAGCCGTTGGTTTTATTCCAAAGCCTTAA